From a single Geoanaerobacter pelophilus genomic region:
- a CDS encoding NADH-quinone oxidoreductase subunit C produces the protein MNGKFLEITNGSATPLAELPVLAIDEFLQTVVTATGKGWRIASYFALPREKRHQLVCVLAGSSRRLALMSALVEGDRFPSIAEYSPQAHLFEREIAEQWGIQPEWHPWLKPVRFHPSYRPGVDAWGREPGSIKIGIMDYYRVEGEEIHEVAVGPVHAGIIEPGHFRFQCHGEVVHHLEISLGYQHRGIERSLAGGPSPRSIHTMETIAGDTTIGHATAYCTVLEALANGEVPERGEALRAVALELERLANHAGDLGALAGDIGFLPTMSFCGRIRGEFLNMTAELCGSRFGRGLIRSGGTRFDCSHDMAADIRRRLSVARRDLKEAADLLWDTPSVMARFEGTGVVSPETAKDLGLVGPAARASTLAQDVRTDHPFGYYRYRSIPLVTGHSGDVGDRAMIRWLESEYSIYFIDDLLSRLPGGPCLTGIREPAAEMIAVALVEGWRGEICHSAVTDAAGRFASYKVVDPSFHNWMGLAMALRGEQISDFPLCNKSFNLSYCGFDL, from the coding sequence ATGAACGGCAAGTTCCTCGAAATAACGAACGGATCGGCAACACCTCTGGCCGAACTCCCGGTGCTGGCTATCGACGAGTTTCTCCAGACCGTAGTAACGGCCACCGGCAAGGGTTGGCGCATTGCCAGCTATTTCGCATTACCCAGGGAGAAGAGGCACCAGCTGGTCTGCGTTCTTGCCGGATCGTCACGACGCCTGGCCCTGATGTCGGCCCTGGTTGAAGGGGACCGGTTCCCGTCTATAGCCGAATATTCGCCCCAGGCCCATCTTTTCGAACGTGAGATTGCTGAACAGTGGGGCATCCAGCCCGAATGGCACCCATGGCTGAAGCCGGTGCGGTTCCATCCGTCATACCGGCCTGGTGTCGATGCCTGGGGGAGGGAACCCGGATCGATCAAGATTGGGATCATGGATTATTACCGGGTGGAGGGCGAAGAAATTCATGAGGTGGCAGTCGGTCCGGTGCATGCCGGGATTATCGAGCCAGGCCACTTCCGGTTCCAATGCCATGGTGAAGTTGTTCATCACCTAGAGATCTCTCTGGGGTATCAGCATCGGGGCATTGAGCGGTCGCTGGCAGGTGGTCCGTCGCCTCGGTCGATCCATACAATGGAGACCATTGCCGGGGATACCACCATAGGCCATGCCACGGCTTATTGCACGGTCCTGGAAGCGCTTGCCAATGGTGAAGTGCCGGAGCGAGGCGAAGCGCTTCGTGCCGTTGCTCTGGAGCTTGAGCGGCTGGCAAATCATGCCGGTGATCTCGGGGCATTGGCCGGCGACATCGGTTTTCTGCCAACCATGTCGTTTTGCGGCAGGATCCGCGGTGAATTCCTCAACATGACCGCCGAACTATGCGGCAGTCGCTTTGGTCGAGGGTTGATCAGGAGCGGCGGCACCCGGTTTGATTGCTCCCATGACATGGCTGCCGATATTCGACGACGCCTTAGTGTTGCCCGTCGCGACCTGAAGGAGGCAGCTGACCTGCTGTGGGATACCCCTTCGGTCATGGCCCGTTTCGAGGGGACCGGTGTCGTATCCCCTGAAACTGCCAAAGACCTGGGATTGGTCGGTCCCGCAGCCCGGGCGAGCACCCTGGCACAGGACGTCAGAACCGATCACCCGTTCGGCTATTACCGCTACCGCTCGATTCCGCTGGTCACCGGCCATAGCGGCGATGTCGGCGACAGGGCCATGATCCGCTGGCTGGAATCTGAGTATTCCATCTATTTCATTGATGACCTTCTCTCGCGCCTTCCAGGGGGGCCATGCCTGACCGGGATCAGGGAACCTGCTGCTGAAATGATCGCCGTTGCCCTGGTGGAAGGGTGGCGGGGTGAGATCTGTCATAGCGCAGTGACTGATGCCGCCGGGCGCTTTGCCAGCTACAAGGTGGTAGACCCGTCGTTTCACAACTGGATGGGGTTGGCAATGGCGTTGCGCGGAGAGCAGATATCGGATTTCCCGCTGTGCAACAAGAGCTTCAATCTCTCTTATTGCGGCTTTGATCTTTAG
- the nuoB gene encoding NADH-quinone oxidoreductase subunit NuoB — translation MFKPLLARLRQGHRTMEYPAKPVQLPERFRGYPELKAMQCPDDCRACSNACPHGAITIGSSKGETVALDMGKCLFCAECAEACPGGVISFTNDARLAVRNRQELVVRPGEELRLAKALDAGMLKLFGRSLKLREVSAAGCNACEADTNVLSTIGWDLGRFGIQFVASPRHADGVFISGPVSENMREALLKTYAAVPEPKIVIACGACAINGGPFIDNPEVHNGVDGLIPVDLYIPGCPPHPLTILDGLLRLLDRLGKDPFAQAHQG, via the coding sequence ATGTTCAAGCCATTACTTGCCAGGCTTCGTCAGGGTCACCGCACCATGGAATATCCGGCAAAGCCGGTTCAACTCCCGGAGCGGTTTCGCGGTTACCCTGAACTCAAAGCGATGCAATGCCCTGATGATTGTCGGGCATGCAGCAATGCCTGTCCGCACGGCGCCATAACTATCGGCTCCAGTAAAGGTGAAACGGTTGCGCTGGATATGGGGAAGTGTCTGTTTTGTGCGGAGTGTGCAGAAGCCTGCCCGGGCGGCGTTATCAGCTTCACCAACGATGCGCGGCTGGCGGTGAGGAATCGGCAAGAGCTGGTTGTCCGGCCCGGAGAAGAGCTGCGCCTGGCAAAGGCCTTGGATGCCGGAATGCTGAAGCTGTTCGGCCGGTCCCTGAAGCTGCGTGAAGTATCAGCAGCCGGCTGCAATGCCTGCGAGGCGGATACCAATGTCCTGTCGACCATAGGCTGGGACCTGGGGCGGTTCGGTATCCAGTTCGTCGCTTCGCCCCGTCATGCCGACGGAGTCTTCATTTCCGGCCCGGTGAGCGAAAATATGCGCGAGGCGCTGCTGAAGACCTATGCCGCAGTGCCGGAGCCAAAGATCGTTATCGCTTGTGGTGCCTGTGCCATCAATGGCGGACCGTTCATCGATAACCCTGAAGTCCACAACGGCGTTGATGGCCTGATCCCGGTCGATCTCTACATCCCCGGCTGTCCTCCGCACCCGCTGACCATCCTCGACGGCCTTTTGCGGCTGCTTGATCGCCTGGGCAAAGATCCCTTTGCCCAGGCTCATCAAGGTTGA
- a CDS encoding UbiA family prenyltransferase, with product MTSRYSATFKAYLDLCRVSNLPSIWTNVLCAFVLATGLFAPGQYLVLAVALSCFYLAGMCLNDVFDAEHDRAHRPSRPIPSGRVTLRGAVTFSAALLTAGFLLLLALPFRQGLLAALLLLITIIWYDRHHKKNPLSVLLMASCRFLVFAVTALSATGMLKLPVITAGSVQFLYVVSISLVARHENNRPKPFARPVIPLMLAGICLVDGLILAILAAPAWMIAGVCGALLMHAGQRMVRGD from the coding sequence ATGACCAGTCGCTATTCCGCAACATTCAAGGCATACCTCGATCTCTGCCGGGTCAGCAACCTGCCGAGCATCTGGACCAATGTCCTCTGCGCTTTTGTCCTGGCAACCGGGCTGTTTGCCCCTGGCCAGTATCTAGTCCTTGCCGTTGCCCTCTCCTGCTTCTATCTGGCGGGGATGTGCCTCAACGATGTCTTCGATGCTGAACACGACCGGGCACACCGCCCTTCCCGGCCGATCCCATCGGGGCGGGTGACGCTGCGCGGTGCAGTTACCTTCTCTGCTGCGCTGCTGACAGCCGGTTTTCTGCTGCTCCTTGCCCTCCCCTTCCGCCAGGGGCTGCTTGCCGCTCTATTGTTGCTCATTACAATCATCTGGTACGATCGGCATCACAAAAAGAACCCGCTGAGCGTGCTGCTGATGGCCTCATGCCGCTTTCTAGTCTTTGCAGTTACGGCGCTGTCGGCAACCGGCATGCTCAAGCTGCCGGTAATAACGGCTGGGAGTGTACAGTTTCTTTATGTGGTCAGCATCAGCCTGGTGGCGAGGCATGAGAACAATAGGCCTAAACCGTTTGCCCGGCCGGTAATCCCGCTGATGCTGGCCGGGATCTGCCTGGTTGACGGCCTTATCCTGGCAATCCTGGCAGCACCTGCCTGGATGATTGCCGGGGTCTGTGGAGCGCTGCTGATGCACGCCGGGCAGAGGATGGTTCGCGGGGATTAG